Part of the Candidatus Eisenbacteria bacterium genome, AGAGCGTTCGGAGGCTCTCCTTCGAGAAGCAGGCCCTGAACGCCGGGGCACCCCCTTGGTCGTCGTCATCGTCATCTCCGTCGCCCTCTCCGTTTTCGTCGCACTTTTTCGATCGGACTCCGTCACCGTGTGCGCCTCCGGCCTTGCCTCTGCGGCCGTCAGAGAAGATTCTCGTCGTAGTCACAGGGGAAATCCGGACCCCGGAGAACTCCGCCACGATCGAGGAAGGAATGATGTCGGTGATCTTGAAGGACGATTCCACAGGCCTGATCTGGACGCACCAGAGCTGGCTCGAGGCGAGACGGATCACCCGGTTCTTTCTGCTGACCGATATGTTCGCCTGAAACGCCCCCGTTTCCGAGATCGTGGCCGTCGCGGTATCGGTGCCGTTCAGCGCCGGCGATCCGTTGTCGGTCACGGTCAGCGTCACGGTGAACGTGCCTGCCGAAGCGTACGCGTGCGTCGGAGTCGCCCCGGTTGCATCGCTCGCGATCCCGTCGGAAGCGTCGAAGTCCCATGAATAGGTCAGGGCATCTCCGTCCGGATCGGAAGAGCCGGTCCCGTCGAAGCTGACCGGCGCGTTGATCACGCCGGTGTACGGCCCGTTTGCGTCGGCCGTCGGACGCCGGTTCACGTTGTTCACCGTGATCGTGAACGACTTCTCGTCGCTCAACGCCCCGTCGCTCGCCCGAACCGTAGCCGCCGCGGTCCCCGAATCCGAGAACCCGGGTGCTAAGGCGATGCTTCCCGTCGTGACGTTCGTCGTCGTGACCGTCATGTACCCCGGCCCCGCGGCCTTCGTGAACGTCAAGGCGTCCCCGTCCGGATCGCTCCCCGTGATCACCTGATCGGCCGTCGCCCCCTCGTCCACCGTCATGCTCGCAATCGCATTGAGCGTCGGAGCGCG contains:
- a CDS encoding PKD domain-containing protein; this translates as MTVTEGGTADQIIAGSDPDGDALTFTKATGPAFMTVTTTNATTGSVHVAPGTGDAAGSPYSASASASDGSLSDTKSFSITVNTAAPGNRAPTLNAIASMTVDEGATADQVITGSDPDGDALTFTKAAGPGYMTVTTTNVTTGSIALAPGFSDSGTAAATVRASDGALSDEKSFTITVNNVNRRPTADANGPYTGVINAPVSFDGTGSSDPDGDALTYSWDFDASDGIASDATGATPTHAYASAGTFTVTLTVTDNGSPALNGTDTATATISETGAFQANISVSRKNRVIRLASSQLWCVQIRPVESSFKITDIIPSSIVAEFSGVRISPVTTTRIFSDGRRGKAGGAHGDGVRSKKCDENGEGDGDDDDDDQGGAPAFRACFSKESLRTLFASLPGGRTTVEVTIAGSLKGGGAFEGTVSVDVVKTGSGALAHADANAMPNPFNPQTMISFELSRPGSVKLQIFDISGRLVSTLADQVMSSGSHGVPWNGTSNIGSRVSSGVYFYILQTPDGVARNQLVVVK